The Salvia miltiorrhiza cultivar Shanhuang (shh) chromosome 1, IMPLAD_Smil_shh, whole genome shotgun sequence genome has a window encoding:
- the LOC131023541 gene encoding uncharacterized protein LOC131023541 — protein sequence MEIVVGGGGGGGGGEKLYSQNLQDFLRIKEEDHWRNLNQSTSSSSGGGARRSSSGLTLSAVLSDKIGQPPPAEEPLRRVESNRTLLDIIREDQTAGGLGRGRDDGRRSWRHLKDKIRLRRRARGSAWPTAAPTPSSDSNNHHQRPTETATQHHSFRFSSITESGESTQSDSISPIPLRNPRRSIESASERFEPSSSRQSTTDGNLNEERRIDAVEEAPEQPVRMSLMALLAENDRQMGYESSAYVMDEEEMGGSTSTSGKGVEYENCCVCMVRHKGAAFIPCGHTFCRLCSRELWVQRGNCPLCNNFIVEILDIF from the coding sequence ATGGAAATTGTCGTcggtggaggcggaggcggcggcggcggcgagaaGCTGTACTCTCAGAATCTGCAAGACTTTCTGAGAATCAAGGAGGAAGATCATTGGAGGAATCTCAACCAGAGCACCTCCTCCAGTAGCGGCGGCGGAGCCCGCCGCAGCTCCTCCGGTCTGACATTGAGCGCCGTTCTCAGTGATAAAATCGGCCAGCCTCCGCCGGCCGAGGAGCCGCTGCGGCGCGTCGAATCGAACCGGACATTGCTAGACATCATCCGCGAGGACCAAACCGCCGGCGGTCTCGGCCGCGGTCGGGACGACGGCCGGAGGAGTTGGCGGCACTTGAAGGACAAGATCCGCCTCCGCCGCAGAGCTCGCGGCTCCGCCTGGCCGACCGCCGCCCCCACCCCGTCGTCCGActccaacaaccaccaccagCGGCCGACGGAGACGGCGACGCAACACCATTCTTTCAGGTTCAGCTCAATCACCGAATCGGGCGAGTCCACTCAGTCCGACTCAATTTCTCCAATTCCCCTCAGAAACCCTAGGCGATCAATTGAGAGTGCCAGCGAAAGGTTCGAGCCATCGAGTTCGAGGCAATCGACAACCGACGGCAATTTAAATGAAGAGCGCCGCATCGACGCCGTGGAAGAGGCGCCGGAGCAGCCGGTGAGGATGTCCTTGATGGCCCTACTGGCGGAGAACGATCGGCAGATGGGGTATGAAAGCTCGGCGTACGTGATGGATGAGGAGGAAATGGGCggctccacctccacctccggCAAAGGCGTGGAGTATGAAAACTGCTGTGTTTGCATGGTGAGACATAAGGGGGCGGCTTTTATCCCCTGCGGGCATACGTTTTGCAGGCTGTGCTCCCGGGAGCTTTGGGTGCAGAGAGGAAACTGCCCTCTTTGCAATAATTTCATCGTCGAAATTCTTGATATCTTTTGA